Proteins co-encoded in one Arthrobacter globiformis genomic window:
- a CDS encoding cysteine hydrolase family protein produces MIALLIIDMQNAYFEAPELAAQQERLVSACNTLLEGFTSSGYKALLVGTEHERDKSTWTLNMLDDDQGFIFRGSKQAEAVPGLVTDGLPQLSKTRDSAFVGTNLLSRLRNWGADEVVLAGVSTHNCIAQTGADAFAHNIRVTYAEDAMASEDSQDAADMLRILSTTYRQPVQSSNEILARLSGGR; encoded by the coding sequence ATGATTGCCCTGCTCATCATCGACATGCAAAACGCCTACTTCGAGGCGCCGGAACTGGCAGCCCAGCAGGAGCGGCTGGTCAGCGCCTGCAACACGCTCCTTGAGGGCTTCACGTCCAGTGGGTACAAGGCGCTGCTGGTTGGCACCGAGCACGAGCGGGATAAATCCACATGGACGCTGAACATGCTCGACGACGACCAGGGCTTCATTTTCCGGGGCAGCAAACAGGCGGAGGCTGTGCCAGGCCTCGTCACCGACGGCCTGCCACAGCTAAGCAAGACGCGGGACAGCGCCTTCGTGGGCACCAACCTGCTGTCCCGGCTGCGGAACTGGGGCGCCGATGAAGTGGTGCTGGCGGGCGTCTCCACGCACAACTGCATTGCCCAGACCGGAGCGGACGCCTTCGCCCACAACATCCGCGTCACGTACGCGGAGGACGCCATGGCGTCGGAGGACAGCCAGGACGCAGCGGACATGCTGCGCATCCTGTCCACCACCTACCGCCAGCCTGTCCAGTCGAGCAATGAGATCCTCGCCCGGCTCAGCGGAGGCCGTTGA
- a CDS encoding urease subunit gamma, giving the protein MHLLPREQEKLMIVVAADLARRRQRRGLKLNYPEAVAIISYELIEGARDGRTVAELMSYGTTLLSRDDVMEGVPEMIHDVQIEATFPDGTKLVTVHNPIR; this is encoded by the coding sequence ATGCATCTGCTGCCCCGTGAGCAGGAAAAGCTCATGATCGTGGTCGCCGCCGACCTCGCCCGCAGGCGGCAGAGGCGCGGACTCAAACTTAACTACCCCGAAGCCGTGGCTATCATCAGCTATGAACTCATCGAGGGTGCGCGGGATGGCCGCACCGTGGCTGAACTCATGAGCTACGGCACCACGCTGCTCAGCCGCGACGACGTCATGGAGGGCGTGCCGGAGATGATCCACGACGTCCAGATCGAAGCCACCTTCCCTGACGGCACCAAGCTCGTCACCGTCCACAACCCCATCCGATAG
- a CDS encoding urease subunit beta has product MIPGEYVLRPEPLVINAGREAIDVVVHNTGDRPVQVGSHYHFAEANPALEFDRGAAYGRRLDIPAGTAARFEPGDGKTVRLIRLAGSREVYGLSNAVNGSLGADRDTTDRDATDQDGVDREGGHQ; this is encoded by the coding sequence ATGATTCCCGGAGAGTACGTCCTGCGTCCTGAACCGCTGGTCATCAACGCGGGCCGGGAGGCGATCGACGTTGTCGTCCATAACACCGGTGACCGGCCCGTGCAGGTGGGCTCGCACTACCACTTCGCTGAGGCGAACCCGGCGCTGGAATTCGACCGGGGCGCCGCCTATGGGCGGCGCCTGGACATCCCCGCCGGCACCGCCGCGCGGTTCGAACCGGGCGACGGGAAGACTGTCCGGCTGATTCGGCTGGCCGGCAGCCGGGAGGTTTACGGCCTGAGCAACGCGGTGAACGGCAGCCTCGGCGCTGACCGGGACACCACTGACCGGGACGCCACTGACCAGGACGGCGTTGACCGGGAAGGCGGACACCAATGA
- the ureC gene encoding urease subunit alpha codes for MSFELSRRQYADLYGPTTGDAIRLADTDLFLEIEKDLTNYGEEVVFGGGKVIRDGMGQNGQATRDGDVQGGAVPDSVITNVVVLDHTGIYKADVALRDGHIFRIGKAGNPQIADGVDIVIGASTEIIAGERKILTAGGVDTHIHFISADQAATALCSGVTTMVGGGTGPAEGTKATTVTPGKWHIQRMLQAAEGLPVNIGLLGKGHASTVEPLAEQIRAGAVGLKVHEDWGSTTSSIDTSLKVADEYDVQVAIHTDTLNECGFVEDTIRAIGGRVIHTFHTEGAGGGHAPDIIKIAGRPNVLPASTNPTLPYTRNTIEEHLDMLMVCHHLNPDIPEDVAFADSRIRAETIAAEDVLQDLGIFAITSSDSQAMGRVGEVITRTWQVADKMKKQRGVLKDPDGGAHGSAAGLGAESDNFRLKRYVAKYTINPAIAQGMADSVGSVEEGKFADLVLWDPAFFGVKPELVLKGGQIAYALMGDANASIPTPQPRTMRPMFATFGKALQQSSITFLSQAAIDAGVPDELGLEKVIRPVSGVRTLTKADLKYNDATPDIQVDPQTYAVTVDGEEITCEPSDILPMAQRYFLF; via the coding sequence ATGAGTTTCGAATTGTCCCGCAGACAGTATGCGGACCTTTACGGCCCGACGACGGGCGATGCCATCCGTTTGGCGGACACCGACCTGTTCCTTGAGATTGAGAAGGACCTCACGAACTACGGCGAGGAAGTGGTGTTCGGCGGCGGCAAGGTCATCCGGGACGGCATGGGCCAGAACGGCCAGGCCACCCGGGACGGGGACGTCCAGGGGGGAGCCGTGCCGGACAGTGTCATCACCAATGTGGTGGTGCTGGACCACACCGGGATCTACAAGGCTGACGTCGCACTGAGGGACGGCCACATCTTCCGGATCGGCAAGGCCGGAAACCCGCAGATTGCCGATGGCGTGGACATTGTCATCGGCGCGAGTACAGAGATTATCGCGGGCGAACGCAAGATCCTCACCGCCGGGGGAGTGGATACACACATCCACTTCATCTCCGCGGACCAGGCCGCCACGGCCCTCTGCAGCGGCGTGACCACCATGGTGGGCGGCGGTACGGGACCGGCCGAAGGCACGAAGGCCACCACCGTCACTCCCGGAAAATGGCACATTCAGCGCATGCTGCAGGCCGCGGAAGGGCTTCCCGTCAACATCGGGCTGCTCGGCAAGGGCCACGCTTCCACCGTCGAGCCGCTGGCCGAGCAGATCCGTGCTGGCGCGGTGGGCCTCAAGGTCCACGAGGACTGGGGTTCCACCACGTCCTCGATCGACACCTCGCTGAAGGTGGCGGACGAGTATGACGTGCAGGTGGCCATCCACACGGACACGCTGAATGAATGCGGCTTCGTGGAGGACACCATCCGGGCCATCGGCGGGCGCGTCATCCACACGTTTCACACCGAAGGCGCCGGGGGCGGCCACGCGCCGGACATCATCAAAATCGCCGGCCGGCCAAACGTGCTTCCCGCCTCCACTAACCCCACGCTGCCCTACACCCGTAACACCATCGAAGAGCACCTGGACATGCTCATGGTGTGCCACCACCTCAACCCGGACATTCCCGAGGACGTGGCGTTCGCCGATTCCCGTATCCGCGCGGAGACCATCGCGGCCGAGGACGTCCTGCAGGACCTCGGCATCTTCGCCATCACGTCGTCGGACTCGCAGGCCATGGGGCGCGTGGGTGAGGTGATCACCCGCACCTGGCAGGTGGCGGACAAGATGAAGAAGCAGCGCGGCGTCCTGAAGGACCCCGACGGCGGGGCGCACGGTTCCGCTGCCGGTCTGGGCGCGGAGAGCGACAACTTCCGCCTCAAGCGGTACGTGGCGAAGTACACCATCAACCCGGCCATCGCGCAGGGGATGGCGGACTCCGTCGGCTCAGTGGAGGAAGGCAAGTTCGCAGACCTGGTGCTCTGGGATCCCGCGTTCTTCGGTGTGAAGCCCGAGCTGGTCCTCAAGGGCGGCCAGATCGCCTACGCCCTGATGGGCGACGCCAACGCGTCCATCCCCACACCGCAGCCGCGCACCATGCGCCCCATGTTCGCCACATTCGGCAAGGCCCTGCAGCAGTCCTCCATCACCTTCCTGTCCCAGGCCGCGATTGACGCCGGCGTGCCGGACGAACTTGGCCTGGAGAAGGTCATCCGGCCTGTCTCGGGTGTCCGGACCCTGACCAAGGCGGACCTGAAGTACAACGACGCCACGCCTGACATCCAGGTGGACCCGCAAACGTACGCGGTGACTGTGGATGGCGAAGAGATCACCTGCGAACCCTCGGACATTTTGCCCATGGCGCAGCGCTACTTCCTCTTCTAG
- the ureE gene encoding urease accessory protein UreE codes for MIIEKVLGNLHEQPAESYIGVHREKVVLPSAQLVKRIQRVTTDHGNEIGIRLPAGSADLRDGDVLHLAETNMIVVSVLPTDVLVIAPRAIHEMGTVAHSLGNRHLQAQFFDEASEYGAEVMVCQYDHTVEDYLKHVGVPYDRQQRVMPVPFRHAEHSH; via the coding sequence ATGATCATCGAGAAAGTCCTCGGCAACCTGCACGAGCAACCCGCGGAGTCTTACATCGGCGTGCACCGGGAGAAGGTGGTGCTGCCCAGCGCCCAGCTGGTCAAGCGCATCCAGCGCGTCACCACAGACCACGGCAACGAAATCGGCATCCGGCTTCCAGCGGGATCGGCCGACCTCCGGGACGGCGACGTGCTGCACCTGGCCGAAACCAACATGATCGTGGTTTCCGTGTTGCCCACCGACGTCCTGGTGATCGCCCCACGGGCCATCCACGAGATGGGCACTGTGGCGCATTCCCTCGGCAACCGGCACCTGCAGGCGCAGTTCTTCGACGAAGCTTCCGAGTACGGTGCCGAAGTCATGGTGTGCCAGTACGACCACACCGTCGAGGACTACCTCAAACACGTCGGAGTGCCCTACGACCGCCAGCAGCGCGTCATGCCAGTGCCTTTCCGCCATGCTGAACACAGTCACTAG
- a CDS encoding urease accessory protein UreF, with product MLNTVTSYQLALRQLTDSALPTGAFAHSLGFETYIDRGLVHDEESFGLWLGAFLSQQLTYSDALAMRFLYDGAPVAELDGLLTAQLLPRQVREASIKMGNRLLEIGTEVFPSAELSEYRALVSGGRAAGHQPLAFAVVARSLGVPSAEALAAYLFATVTSLTQNAVRAIPLGQTAGQRVLRNAHDAVAAAVERTARLAPDDFGAVSPGLEISQMRHERQRARMFMS from the coding sequence ATGCTGAACACAGTCACTAGCTACCAGCTCGCGCTTCGGCAGCTGACCGATTCCGCGCTCCCTACAGGGGCTTTTGCGCACTCCCTTGGCTTCGAGACCTACATCGACCGCGGGTTGGTCCATGACGAGGAGTCCTTTGGGTTGTGGCTGGGGGCGTTCCTTTCGCAGCAGCTGACTTATTCGGATGCACTCGCCATGCGGTTCCTGTATGACGGCGCTCCTGTGGCTGAGCTGGATGGGCTGCTGACCGCGCAGCTCTTGCCGCGGCAGGTGCGGGAGGCCAGCATCAAGATGGGGAACCGGCTGCTCGAAATCGGCACCGAAGTGTTTCCCTCGGCCGAGCTGTCGGAGTACCGGGCGCTGGTGAGCGGGGGCCGGGCTGCCGGCCATCAGCCGCTGGCGTTCGCCGTCGTCGCCCGTTCACTTGGGGTTCCATCGGCTGAGGCGCTCGCCGCGTACCTTTTCGCCACGGTCACGTCCCTGACGCAGAACGCCGTCCGCGCCATCCCGCTCGGGCAGACCGCCGGACAGCGCGTGCTGCGGAACGCTCACGACGCCGTTGCTGCCGCCGTCGAGCGGACCGCCCGCCTGGCGCCGGACGACTTCGGGGCGGTCAGCCCAGGACTGGAGATTTCACAGATGAGGCATGAGCGCCAGCGTGCCCGCATGTTCATGAGCTAG
- the ureG gene encoding urease accessory protein UreG, translating into MTEPIKIGIGGPVGAGKTQLVERLTRHMSAEISMAAITNDIYTIEDAKILAANGILPEDRIIGVETGGCPHTAIREDTSMNTAAIEELKQRHPDLEVIFVESGGDNLSATFSPELVDFSVYIIDVAQGEKIPRKAGQGMIKSDLFIINKTDLAPHVGADLAVMERDSREFRGAKPFCFTNLKTDEGLEHVIEWIRRDVLMLDLAQ; encoded by the coding sequence ATGACTGAACCAATCAAGATCGGCATCGGCGGCCCCGTCGGCGCCGGAAAGACCCAGCTGGTGGAACGGCTCACGCGCCACATGAGCGCGGAAATTTCCATGGCCGCCATCACTAACGACATCTACACGATCGAGGACGCCAAGATCCTCGCCGCCAACGGCATCCTGCCCGAGGACCGCATCATCGGCGTCGAAACCGGCGGCTGCCCCCACACCGCCATCCGCGAAGACACGTCGATGAACACGGCCGCCATCGAGGAGCTCAAACAGCGGCACCCGGATCTGGAGGTGATATTCGTGGAGTCCGGCGGCGACAATCTCTCCGCCACTTTCAGCCCCGAGCTGGTGGACTTCTCGGTCTACATCATCGACGTCGCGCAGGGTGAGAAAATCCCGCGGAAGGCCGGCCAGGGCATGATCAAGTCCGACCTCTTCATCATCAACAAGACAGACCTCGCCCCGCACGTCGGCGCCGACCTCGCCGTCATGGAACGGGACTCGCGCGAGTTCAGGGGCGCCAAGCCGTTCTGCTTCACCAATCTCAAGACGGACGAAGGCCTCGAGCACGTCATCGAATGGATCCGGCGCGATGTCCTGATGCTCGACCTGGCCCAATGA
- a CDS encoding urease accessory protein UreD, whose amino-acid sequence MGELELQVAVRAGKSFTSHQYHRGALRVLRPHYLDDSGQVCYVVVNPGGAYLGADLYVLDVEVGDGADLLLTTQSATKIYRTPGSFAEQRMSVRLGEGSRLELAPDQVIAYREASYRQNTHITVRPTSSLVMAEVITPGWSPDGASFRYEELRLRNEIRVETGGDTRLLALDNLLVRPPLDDVTGTGFMEGYSHMGSLVVVDARVDQALADELHRLAEKFDAYTGVSLSATMDGITALVLRSLSNSTEKLNTLLGGCSGLLRQRWFGQAPLNLRKY is encoded by the coding sequence ATGGGGGAGCTTGAGCTGCAAGTCGCCGTGCGTGCTGGGAAGTCCTTTACGTCGCACCAGTACCATCGGGGCGCCTTGCGGGTTTTGCGGCCGCACTATCTTGATGACAGCGGGCAGGTTTGCTACGTCGTCGTGAATCCTGGCGGGGCTTATTTGGGGGCCGACCTTTACGTTCTGGACGTGGAGGTGGGTGACGGGGCCGACCTGCTGCTTACCACGCAGTCGGCGACGAAGATCTACCGGACCCCAGGATCATTTGCCGAGCAGCGTATGAGCGTCCGGCTGGGGGAGGGCTCGCGGCTGGAGCTGGCGCCTGATCAGGTCATCGCCTACCGGGAGGCCAGCTACCGGCAGAACACCCACATCACGGTACGGCCGACGTCGAGCCTGGTGATGGCGGAGGTGATCACGCCGGGGTGGTCTCCGGACGGAGCCTCCTTCCGGTACGAGGAGCTGCGGCTCCGCAACGAGATCCGCGTGGAGACGGGCGGGGACACGCGGCTGCTCGCCCTGGACAACCTGCTGGTCCGGCCGCCGCTCGACGACGTCACCGGCACCGGCTTCATGGAGGGCTACAGCCACATGGGTTCGCTGGTGGTGGTGGACGCCCGCGTGGACCAGGCGCTCGCCGACGAACTGCACCGGCTGGCCGAAAAGTTCGACGCCTACACAGGGGTCTCGCTCAGTGCCACAATGGACGGCATCACGGCCCTGGTGCTCCGGTCCCTGTCCAACAGCACCGAAAAACTCAATACGCTACTGGGTGGCTGCAGCGGCCTTCTCCGTCAACGCTGGTTTGGCCAGGCGCCCCTGAACCTCAGGAAGTACTGA
- a CDS encoding HoxN/HupN/NixA family nickel/cobalt transporter, producing MTTLTQFAAMYREREQLPLRTRLLATFGAVGVLHLAAVVLLVAGTAASGQPLAFGLVLTAYLAGIKHSYDWDHIAAIDNSTRKFVAQRQDPTSVGFAFSLGHSSVVILAGALVVSGVSLVGRFMTEGSTGNLVLGLIGSGVSGLFLLAMGIFNGSAFLGAARSYRRVRGGGTVLAGELEAKGFVARLMARPLSRVRRPRNVYVIGFLFGLGFDTATTIGLLVMTAAASLAGVSPVALLALPLAFTAAMTLCDTTNGVAMMRMYKSAVHDPLRKLGFNAVITGLSALSALFVAVITLGGFFNAAFGLKDPLTAWLAGVDLGDAGLLLVAAFLALWGVATLLARRRAMS from the coding sequence ATGACTACCTTGACCCAGTTCGCAGCCATGTACCGCGAGCGTGAGCAATTGCCGCTCCGGACGCGCCTGCTGGCCACCTTCGGTGCCGTGGGCGTCCTGCATCTTGCCGCCGTCGTGCTCCTGGTTGCGGGCACGGCAGCGTCGGGGCAGCCGCTGGCCTTCGGACTGGTGCTCACGGCCTATCTGGCCGGCATCAAGCACAGCTACGACTGGGACCACATCGCCGCGATCGACAATTCCACGCGGAAGTTCGTGGCCCAGCGGCAGGATCCCACCAGCGTCGGATTCGCCTTCAGCCTGGGGCACAGTTCGGTGGTGATCCTGGCTGGCGCGCTGGTGGTTTCCGGAGTGTCGCTGGTGGGCAGGTTCATGACGGAGGGCAGCACCGGAAACCTGGTCCTGGGGCTGATCGGCAGCGGGGTTTCCGGCCTTTTCCTGCTGGCCATGGGGATCTTCAACGGGTCGGCGTTTCTCGGTGCCGCCCGGTCCTACCGCAGGGTCCGCGGCGGCGGAACGGTGCTTGCCGGGGAACTGGAAGCCAAAGGCTTTGTTGCCCGTCTTATGGCCCGGCCGCTGTCCAGGGTGCGGCGGCCCAGGAACGTGTACGTGATCGGGTTCCTGTTCGGGCTCGGCTTTGATACCGCCACCACCATCGGACTGCTGGTGATGACGGCGGCGGCATCCTTGGCGGGTGTTTCGCCCGTCGCGCTGCTGGCTCTGCCGCTCGCGTTCACCGCCGCCATGACGCTGTGCGACACGACGAACGGCGTTGCCATGATGCGGATGTACAAGTCAGCCGTCCATGATCCCTTGCGCAAACTTGGGTTCAACGCCGTCATCACCGGGCTCTCGGCCCTGTCCGCGCTTTTCGTCGCAGTCATAACCCTCGGCGGCTTCTTCAATGCGGCGTTCGGGCTGAAGGACCCGCTTACCGCCTGGCTGGCCGGCGTCGATCTGGGCGATGCCGGGCTGCTGCTGGTGGCGGCATTCTTGGCGCTGTGGGGCGTCGCAACCCTGCTCGCGCGCCGGAGGGCTATGTCCTAG
- a CDS encoding amidohydrolase family protein, with the protein MAPFWPRPEEYAEAVRFFAGRGIPTATHAIGDAGVAAVLDAFESLPPGTGATPALPGVHRIEHLETVPDELIGRFSRSGLIASMQPTHCTHYSRADHSDNWSTRLGTERANNAWRCADLRAAGTVLGLGSDWPIAPFEPLPILADAQLRRRSGHPGEQPIVPGQALTARQALEGYTSHAARAAGELAVSGSITVGKRADFTVFDVDPLTAAPDDLAAARVLATFVDGQARHSAVGTGGQLS; encoded by the coding sequence GTGGCACCGTTCTGGCCCCGGCCCGAGGAGTATGCCGAGGCCGTGCGGTTCTTCGCCGGGCGCGGCATTCCCACGGCCACGCACGCAATCGGCGACGCCGGGGTGGCCGCGGTCCTGGACGCCTTCGAGTCCCTGCCTCCGGGCACAGGGGCTACTCCGGCGTTGCCGGGAGTGCACCGGATCGAACACCTCGAGACCGTTCCCGATGAGCTGATCGGAAGGTTCTCCCGATCCGGCCTTATCGCCAGCATGCAGCCGACCCACTGTACGCACTACTCCCGCGCCGACCACTCGGACAACTGGTCCACCCGGCTCGGCACGGAAAGGGCAAACAACGCCTGGCGGTGTGCGGACCTCCGGGCTGCGGGAACCGTCCTGGGACTCGGCTCCGACTGGCCGATCGCCCCCTTCGAACCGCTGCCCATCCTGGCGGACGCGCAATTACGACGGCGGTCGGGCCACCCGGGCGAACAGCCGATTGTTCCCGGCCAGGCCCTCACGGCCCGTCAGGCGCTCGAAGGCTACACCTCGCACGCCGCCCGGGCAGCGGGGGAGTTGGCGGTTTCCGGCTCCATCACAGTGGGCAAGCGCGCCGACTTCACGGTGTTCGACGTGGATCCGCTGACTGCTGCTCCGGATGACCTTGCAGCGGCCCGGGTCCTGGCGACATTCGTGGACGGGCAGGCGCGGCACTCGGCGGTTGGGACCGGCGGGCAGCTGTCCTAG
- a CDS encoding VOC family protein translates to MACRISELVLNCADPELLARFWSELLGYVELDREDGAIEIGPPDAGFGGLQPTIILSPSSDPRTGKLPLHIDVNPVDRDQDAELERLLALGARPADVGQTGDEQWHVLADPEGNEFCLLRKRLEPISS, encoded by the coding sequence ATGGCATGCCGTATCAGCGAACTTGTCCTCAACTGCGCCGACCCCGAACTGCTCGCGCGGTTCTGGAGCGAGCTCCTCGGCTACGTCGAGCTCGACCGGGAGGATGGTGCGATCGAGATCGGCCCGCCCGACGCCGGGTTCGGCGGCTTGCAGCCCACCATCATCCTGAGCCCCAGCAGCGACCCGCGGACCGGAAAGCTCCCCCTGCACATCGACGTCAACCCCGTCGACCGGGACCAGGACGCCGAGCTAGAGCGGTTGCTGGCCCTCGGCGCCCGTCCCGCCGACGTCGGGCAGACCGGCGACGAGCAATGGCACGTCCTGGCCGACCCCGAGGGCAACGAGTTCTGCCTGCTGCGCAAGCGGCTTGAGCCCATCAGCTCCTAG
- a CDS encoding carbohydrate kinase family protein, with protein sequence MIPTSKAGPASPGTRAATPDVIVIGEALVDVVASAEGTVEHPGGSPSNVAYGLGLLGVRTELLTSIGDDDRGRAIEAHLHRAGVALLPGSRTAGRTATATATLAADGAASYDFDIHWELPPVAPPSLPKVLHTGSIATFLAPGASAVRTLLEQSHRECVVTYDPNIRPALLGSQAEARTIFEELVSLTDVVKLSDEDARWLYPGLQLEDTAARILGLGAGLAVVTRGSEGSLLATTDVQLVVPAVRSTVADTIGAGDSYMAALIYGLLARGTDGLAPAVLETLGRTASKAAAITVRRPGANPPTAAELLADLPEEEAAPAEVASAAVS encoded by the coding sequence GTGATCCCAACCTCCAAAGCAGGACCTGCCAGCCCAGGAACCCGGGCGGCAACCCCGGATGTCATCGTCATCGGCGAAGCGCTGGTGGACGTTGTCGCCTCCGCGGAAGGTACCGTCGAGCATCCGGGCGGATCGCCGTCGAACGTTGCCTACGGGCTGGGCCTGCTCGGCGTCCGGACCGAACTCCTCACCTCGATCGGCGACGACGACCGCGGCCGGGCGATCGAGGCGCATCTGCACCGCGCCGGCGTCGCGCTCCTGCCCGGCTCCAGGACAGCGGGCAGGACGGCCACCGCCACCGCGACACTGGCTGCCGACGGCGCCGCTAGCTACGACTTCGACATCCACTGGGAATTGCCGCCGGTGGCCCCGCCGTCCCTTCCCAAGGTGCTCCACACCGGCTCGATCGCGACCTTCCTGGCTCCGGGGGCATCAGCAGTCAGGACCCTCCTGGAGCAGTCGCACCGCGAATGCGTGGTCACCTACGATCCCAACATCCGCCCGGCACTCCTTGGCAGCCAGGCTGAGGCCCGGACCATCTTCGAGGAGCTGGTCTCGCTCACTGACGTGGTCAAGCTGAGCGACGAGGATGCCAGATGGCTGTACCCGGGCCTGCAGCTCGAGGACACCGCAGCACGGATTCTGGGGCTGGGTGCGGGGCTGGCGGTGGTAACGCGCGGTTCCGAGGGGTCGCTGCTTGCCACTACCGACGTGCAGCTGGTGGTGCCGGCCGTCCGGTCCACCGTGGCCGATACCATCGGCGCCGGCGATTCCTACATGGCGGCACTGATCTACGGACTGCTTGCGCGGGGAACGGATGGCCTGGCGCCGGCCGTCCTGGAAACGCTGGGACGCACCGCCTCGAAGGCCGCCGCGATAACCGTGCGCCGCCCCGGAGCCAATCCGCCCACGGCGGCCGAGCTCCTGGCGGACCTGCCTGAGGAGGAGGCGGCGCCCGCGGAGGTGGCGTCCGCCGCCGTCTCCTAA